In Populus trichocarpa isolate Nisqually-1 chromosome 7, P.trichocarpa_v4.1, whole genome shotgun sequence, the following proteins share a genomic window:
- the LOC7462608 gene encoding transcription factor HEC2, producing the protein MDVDMMKSSSGEENMDMMTVMMQMEKLPDFCSEPFHNTTNTSTILQEIQFSNGNPTSIVASPPIYHNNPHASSPPFINPPPCSMPFMGTPIQEPMTPPLQHNMMANKFKYSTPFSNANSFLSSIEKKNPTAEIRDMTFRIAAMQPIHIDPESVKPPKRRNVKISKDPQSVAARHRRERISERMRILQRLVPGGTKMDTASMLDEAIHYVKFLKKQVQSLEQAGANTPNGWFWLYRGDNA; encoded by the coding sequence ATGGATGTGGACATGATGAAATCATCATCAGGAGAGGAAAATATGGACATGATGACAGTGATGATGCAGATGGAAAAGCTTCCTGATTTTTGCAGTGAGCCTTTCCACAACACTACTAACACTTCAACAATACTACAAGAAATCCAATTCTCCAACGGAAATCCTACAAGTATTGTAGCTTCACCACCTATCTATCATAATAACCCACATGCATCTTCACCACCATTCATAAATCCACCTCCTTGCTCCATGCCATTTATGGGCACTCCAATCCAAGAACCAATGACACCACCTCTTCAGCACAATATGATGGCCAACAAATTCAAATATAGTACTCCATTCTCCAATGCAAACTCCTTCTTGTCTTCAATAGAGAAGAAAAACCCCACTGCAGAAATTAGAGATATGACCTTTCGTATAGCAGCAATGCAACCAATACATATAGACCCGGAATCGGTAAAGCCTCCCAAAAGAAGGAATGTCAAGATATCTAAGGATCCACAAAGTGTAGCTGCGAGGCATAGAAGGGAAAGAATAAGTGAGAGGATGAGGATTCTCCAGAGATTAGTTCCAGGAGGCACCAAAATGGACACGGCTTCTATGTTAGATGAGGCTATACATTATGTCAAGTTCTTGAAGAAGCAAGTGCAATCTTTAGAACAAGCTGGTGCTAATACCCCCAACGGGTGGTTTTGGCTTTACAGGGGTGACAATGCCTAA